A region from the Gossypium hirsutum isolate 1008001.06 chromosome A08, Gossypium_hirsutum_v2.1, whole genome shotgun sequence genome encodes:
- the LOC107961080 gene encoding uncharacterized protein, translating into MSKFLPSQSKKSREMYSRSHVSAGHSYRNRRRQNLGFRSQATSVASMGNAKPSKAECPQCGRRHFGNCRVREGSCFKCVSLDYIIKDCPEMMGKEKFQSPRPSGTASRGRPSRNIENGFGSKNVMRDIAVMSGARAPARAYAIHTREDATFPDVITAFLEDLPLETAPLGFAL; encoded by the exons ATGAGTAAGTTTTTgccatctcagtctaagaaatctagagagatgTATTCTCGTTCACATGTGTCAGCTGGACATTCATATAGGAATCGTAGAAGGCAGAATTTGGGTTTTAGATCTCAGGCTACGTCTGTGGCAAGCATGGGTAACGCTAAACCTTCCAAGGCTGAATGTCCgcaatgtggtagacgtcatttTGGCAACTGTAGAGTGAGAGAAGGatcttgttttaaatgtgtttCTCTAGACTACATTATTAAGGACTGTCCTGAGATGAtgggaaaagaaaaatttcagagtccAAGACCGAGTGGCACAGCTTCTAGGGGAAGACCCTCAAGAAATATCGAGAATGGGTTCGGTAGTAAGAATGTGATGCGAGACATAGCAGTGATGTCCGGAGCTAGGGCTccggctagagcctatgccatacaTACACGCGAAGACGCAACTtttcctgatgtgatcactg CATTTCTCGAAGATCTTCCTCTCGAAACTGCACCACTAGGTtttgcactctga